One stretch of Nesterenkonia halotolerans DNA includes these proteins:
- the ychF gene encoding redox-regulated ATPase YchF, translating into MALTIGIVGLPNVGKSTLFNALTRQSILAANYPFATIEPNVGIVNLPDERLDALAKIFGSQKILPATVSFVDIAGIVKGASEGEGLGNQFLATIREAHAIAQVVRVFEDENVIHVDGKVDPTSDMETINTELILADLQTMENAIPKLEKQVKGRKAEQATLDAYLNAQKTLERGDTIFSSITKDKLDMEHLGQLNLLTAKPFIYVFNADEGVLNSPEKQAELAELVAPADAVFLDAKLEADLVELSEEEAREMLELNGQEESGMDQLARVGFSTLGLQTYLTAGPKETRAWTVNQGATAPEAAGVIHTDFQRGFIKAEIVSFDDLVSAGSMADAKSAGKVRIEGKEYVMKDGDVVEFRFNV; encoded by the coding sequence GTGGCTTTGACTATCGGAATCGTGGGACTACCCAATGTGGGCAAGTCGACCCTCTTTAATGCGCTGACTCGTCAGTCGATCCTGGCGGCGAACTATCCGTTCGCCACGATCGAGCCGAACGTGGGCATCGTGAACCTGCCCGATGAGCGCCTGGACGCGCTGGCGAAGATCTTCGGTTCGCAGAAGATCCTGCCCGCCACCGTCTCCTTCGTGGACATCGCCGGCATCGTCAAGGGCGCCTCCGAGGGTGAGGGCCTGGGCAACCAGTTCCTCGCCACCATCCGTGAGGCCCATGCGATCGCCCAGGTGGTCCGCGTGTTCGAGGACGAGAACGTCATCCACGTGGACGGCAAGGTGGATCCCACCTCGGACATGGAGACCATCAACACGGAGCTGATCCTGGCCGATCTCCAGACCATGGAGAACGCGATCCCCAAGCTCGAGAAGCAGGTCAAGGGACGCAAGGCCGAGCAGGCCACGCTGGACGCCTACCTCAACGCCCAGAAGACGCTGGAGCGCGGCGACACGATCTTCAGCTCCATCACCAAGGACAAGCTGGACATGGAGCACCTTGGGCAGCTGAACCTGCTCACCGCGAAGCCCTTCATCTACGTGTTCAACGCCGATGAGGGTGTGCTGAACTCCCCCGAGAAGCAGGCCGAGCTCGCCGAGCTGGTCGCCCCGGCCGACGCCGTGTTCCTCGACGCCAAGCTCGAGGCTGATCTGGTGGAGCTCTCCGAGGAGGAGGCCCGCGAGATGCTCGAGCTCAACGGTCAGGAGGAGTCCGGCATGGACCAGCTGGCCCGCGTCGGCTTCTCCACGCTCGGGCTGCAGACCTACCTCACGGCAGGTCCCAAAGAGACCCGCGCCTGGACCGTCAACCAGGGTGCGACGGCGCCCGAGGCAGCCGGCGTGATCCACACCGACTTCCAGCGCGGCTTCATCAAGGCCGAGATCGTCTCCTTCGACGACCTGGTGTCCGCGGGCTCCATGGCCGATGCCAAGTCCGCCGGCAAGGTCCGGATTGAAGGCAAGGAATACGTCATGAAGGACGGCGACGTGGTGGAGTTCCGGTTTAACGTCTAG
- a CDS encoding saccharopine dehydrogenase family protein, which translates to MEAPTRDHDLVLFGATGFVGELIAGYVAHHAPPDLRVGLAGRSRAKLETVRSRLPVAAQDWAIIEADTQRPDSLAAMAAGTRVLFTTVGPYAKYGLSVVEACARAGTHYGDLTGEVSFVREAIDRWDALARTTGARIVHACGYDSVPSDLAVLLLHRAAQADGAGGLTRVQLVARAKGGVSGGTIESMRGQLDGIRTDPVLRSLAGDPYSLSPDRTAEPTTRQPPDLGWVGRSDDGPWAAPFIMASANTRIVRRSNALQGWAYGRSLRYGEVMGMGRGPVGAVTAGATALGLRLFGAALALPPTRKVLDRVLPSPGAGPSEAARRSGWFHSEVTASTESGQRYRAIAAGPGDPGYAATAVMAGETAISLALDGDPLPPATGSLTPATALGNILVDRLREAGHTYEVTSLARRRK; encoded by the coding sequence ATGGAGGCTCCAACGCGCGACCACGACCTCGTCCTCTTTGGTGCGACCGGCTTTGTCGGGGAACTCATCGCTGGATACGTTGCGCACCACGCTCCACCGGACCTGCGAGTGGGACTCGCGGGGAGGTCGAGGGCAAAGCTCGAAACCGTACGGTCCAGACTGCCCGTCGCCGCTCAGGACTGGGCCATCATCGAGGCCGATACGCAGCGCCCTGATTCGCTCGCGGCCATGGCCGCGGGCACCAGAGTTCTCTTCACCACGGTGGGTCCCTACGCGAAATATGGGCTGTCGGTTGTCGAGGCGTGTGCACGGGCCGGCACCCACTATGGGGACCTGACGGGCGAGGTGTCCTTCGTCCGTGAAGCTATCGACCGTTGGGATGCCCTTGCGAGGACTACAGGTGCACGGATCGTCCATGCGTGCGGCTACGACTCCGTCCCGTCGGACCTCGCGGTGCTCCTCCTGCACCGGGCCGCGCAGGCTGATGGCGCGGGCGGACTGACCAGGGTGCAGCTCGTTGCCAGGGCAAAGGGCGGCGTCAGCGGCGGCACCATCGAGTCCATGCGTGGGCAGCTCGACGGCATCCGGACGGACCCGGTGCTGCGATCGCTTGCGGGCGATCCCTACTCGCTCAGTCCAGACAGGACGGCGGAGCCCACGACCCGGCAGCCGCCGGATCTGGGCTGGGTCGGCCGTTCGGATGACGGCCCGTGGGCCGCGCCCTTCATCATGGCATCGGCGAATACGCGGATCGTACGTCGCAGCAATGCCCTGCAGGGTTGGGCCTACGGCAGGTCCCTGCGGTACGGCGAAGTGATGGGCATGGGGCGAGGGCCTGTCGGCGCCGTCACCGCCGGGGCGACGGCGCTTGGCCTGCGGCTCTTCGGAGCCGCACTGGCTCTACCACCCACGAGGAAAGTACTGGACCGTGTCCTTCCATCGCCCGGTGCGGGCCCGAGCGAGGCCGCGCGGCGCTCAGGCTGGTTCCATTCCGAGGTGACTGCTTCCACGGAGAGCGGCCAGCGCTATCGTGCCATCGCAGCCGGGCCTGGCGATCCGGGATACGCCGCCACCGCCGTGATGGCCGGGGAGACAGCGATTTCACTTGCCCTCGACGGCGACCCTCTGCCGCCCGCCACAGGATCGCTGACCCCGGCGACCGCCCTCGGCAACATTCTGGTGGATCGGCTGCGCGAGGCGGGCCATACCTATGAAGTCACGTCCCTCGCCCGACGCCGAAAGTGA
- a CDS encoding phytoene desaturase family protein, with translation MSRVVVVGGGVAGLTAAVLSAWAGHAVTLVEADSTLGGKSRRIDVGGQVMDTGPSLFTFPAVWQELLRRLDDSSQSPSLAAEKTADLNLEQLPEVGRYYFRGEVCSLPVPPGHPWHPAWERFAALHGPIGPDVTRLLTTAPMSRDALPSLARLGKLYGNRLTTRSYLDSLTWLPDGLREVIAIHTLNAGVGPSRTPALYASMPAIMAQDGVWVPRGGVHELVRALERLARAAGVNIRTDEPVLSLERGRVSTAQRVYRADAVVSGLDADRLEGLLPGRTPPPPRKLSCSAVAVYASLKRPFPADMSRHSVVLPEDPTALYESLEAQREPTQTMAFLNYYPAAESGTNTADTLAVLLTAPSNGRRYGLDSPFVDRELRRVWDTAGLPGSFDTSVDEHTILDPDYFSRSGASGGALYGAVRPLVMSGPLHRPARHSLKRPWLWRVGASVHPGGGLPAVMGGAMMTMDGLLRALPTGHGDRG, from the coding sequence ATGAGCCGGGTCGTGGTGGTCGGCGGCGGAGTGGCAGGCTTGACGGCCGCAGTGCTCTCGGCCTGGGCAGGACACGCTGTCACACTTGTGGAAGCCGACTCGACGCTGGGTGGCAAGAGCCGCCGTATCGACGTCGGTGGTCAAGTGATGGACACAGGCCCCTCACTGTTCACATTTCCAGCCGTGTGGCAGGAACTGCTGCGCCGGCTGGATGACTCCAGTCAGAGTCCGTCCTTAGCGGCCGAAAAGACAGCAGACCTGAATCTGGAGCAGCTTCCGGAAGTAGGCCGGTACTACTTCCGCGGGGAAGTCTGCTCACTGCCGGTACCACCGGGCCACCCCTGGCACCCTGCGTGGGAGCGTTTCGCCGCGCTTCACGGACCGATCGGGCCGGATGTGACCCGGCTTCTGACCACCGCCCCGATGTCCCGCGACGCACTCCCCTCCCTGGCTCGTCTGGGAAAGCTGTACGGCAACCGGCTCACTACCCGCAGTTATCTCGACAGTCTCACCTGGCTGCCCGACGGCCTGCGCGAAGTGATCGCCATCCACACACTCAACGCTGGAGTGGGGCCCTCACGCACCCCGGCGCTGTACGCCAGCATGCCGGCGATTATGGCCCAAGACGGAGTGTGGGTGCCGCGAGGAGGTGTCCACGAACTGGTGCGGGCGCTGGAGCGGCTGGCGCGAGCGGCAGGGGTCAATATTCGCACCGATGAGCCCGTCCTCAGCCTGGAGCGCGGACGAGTCAGCACTGCCCAGAGGGTCTACCGCGCGGACGCCGTGGTCAGCGGCCTCGACGCTGACAGGCTCGAAGGACTGCTCCCTGGGCGCACCCCTCCACCACCGCGGAAGCTTTCCTGCTCGGCGGTCGCCGTGTACGCCTCGCTCAAGCGTCCCTTTCCGGCAGATATGTCACGGCACAGCGTCGTTCTGCCCGAGGATCCGACCGCGCTCTACGAAAGTCTCGAGGCTCAACGGGAGCCGACCCAGACGATGGCGTTTCTCAACTACTACCCAGCAGCTGAATCGGGCACCAACACCGCCGACACCCTCGCAGTGCTGCTGACAGCGCCCTCGAATGGACGGCGCTACGGTCTCGACAGTCCTTTCGTGGACCGAGAACTTCGCCGCGTGTGGGACACCGCGGGGCTGCCCGGAAGCTTCGACACATCTGTCGATGAGCACACCATCCTAGATCCGGACTATTTCAGTCGATCAGGCGCTTCCGGAGGTGCCCTCTACGGAGCTGTCCGCCCCTTGGTGATGAGCGGGCCGCTGCACCGTCCAGCTCGGCACAGCCTGAAGCGGCCATGGCTCTGGCGTGTAGGTGCCTCGGTCCATCCAGGCGGCGGACTGCCAGCAGTGATGGGCGGGGCCATGATGACGATGGACGGACTGCTTCGCGCACTGCCGACCGGGCATGGCGACCGCGGCTGA
- a CDS encoding UbiA family prenyltransferase: protein MVHISRPVLWINTVGPAVLGMWLAGHLWHWDALALLLWLTLPFNLLIYGVNDIFDQETDALNPRKGSLEGARIRAAEVRSIWIAVLATNLPFLAYFVWALPGDALLWIGLYLVVFIFYSAPPLRFKARPYLDSLSNAAYALPIVFVPLALGSSPVWAAAVALMAWSVAKHTFDAVQDIEEDQSAGIATTAVRLGVRRAALWSGLWWTLATIGFAMVNVPVALANALISGWLLYTLFRSPLSSTAHGLYRYSIAFPYVAGAVAGIQLVAALLLGWYP, encoded by the coding sequence ATGGTCCATATCTCACGGCCGGTGCTGTGGATCAACACCGTCGGACCCGCCGTCCTGGGAATGTGGCTGGCCGGTCACTTGTGGCATTGGGATGCACTGGCGCTGCTCTTGTGGCTGACGCTGCCATTCAACCTGCTCATCTACGGCGTCAATGACATCTTCGATCAGGAGACCGACGCGCTCAATCCGCGGAAGGGGTCTCTCGAAGGCGCCCGGATCCGCGCTGCCGAGGTTCGCTCGATATGGATCGCAGTTCTTGCGACCAATCTTCCGTTCCTGGCGTACTTCGTGTGGGCGCTCCCCGGTGACGCGCTGCTGTGGATCGGGCTCTACCTGGTCGTGTTCATCTTCTATTCAGCGCCACCGCTGCGGTTCAAGGCGCGTCCCTATCTGGATTCGCTCAGCAACGCCGCCTACGCCCTGCCGATCGTCTTTGTTCCGCTCGCCCTAGGATCCAGCCCTGTCTGGGCCGCTGCTGTGGCGCTCATGGCGTGGAGCGTGGCTAAACACACCTTTGACGCGGTCCAAGACATCGAGGAAGACCAGTCGGCCGGAATCGCGACCACGGCCGTGCGCCTCGGTGTTCGCCGCGCGGCGCTCTGGAGCGGACTCTGGTGGACATTGGCCACGATCGGATTCGCCATGGTCAATGTTCCCGTCGCGCTTGCCAACGCGCTGATCAGCGGCTGGCTGCTCTACACGTTGTTCCGCTCCCCGCTCAGCAGCACCGCCCACGGTCTGTACCGCTACTCGATCGCCTTTCCCTATGTCGCCGGCGCTGTGGCCGGCATCCAACTCGTGGCGGCGCTGCTGCTGGGGTGGTACCCATGA
- a CDS encoding SDR family NAD(P)-dependent oxidoreductase, whose protein sequence is MTNLQGAVVLVVGATGGLGSRIADQLESNGALVARSSKSGGHDLREPSVIQEVLEATTAEHGRLDGLVVASGVVAFGAASEVEPATVEELFAVNTTSAIQLITQSQSYLVASAQDGREPFVVTLSGVVAETPVAGLAAYSASKAGLAAFVVAAAREYRRVGIRLVDARPGHTGTSLSEHPIAGSAPKFGAALYPDQVAARIVTAIVDGEKDLPSTAF, encoded by the coding sequence ATGACAAATCTTCAGGGTGCGGTTGTTCTGGTGGTCGGCGCGACCGGCGGGCTCGGCTCCCGGATCGCCGATCAGTTGGAGAGCAACGGCGCCCTCGTTGCCCGGTCCTCGAAATCTGGTGGTCACGATCTGCGTGAACCCTCGGTGATTCAAGAGGTTCTGGAGGCCACGACGGCGGAGCACGGACGTCTCGACGGTCTGGTGGTGGCCTCCGGGGTCGTCGCCTTCGGTGCAGCCTCCGAGGTTGAACCCGCCACGGTAGAGGAACTGTTTGCCGTGAACACGACCAGCGCGATCCAGCTGATCACCCAGAGCCAGTCCTACCTCGTTGCCTCCGCGCAGGACGGCCGGGAGCCCTTCGTGGTGACACTCAGCGGAGTCGTCGCAGAGACGCCGGTCGCCGGACTGGCAGCATATTCGGCGTCAAAAGCTGGGCTCGCGGCCTTCGTCGTCGCAGCGGCACGCGAGTACCGTCGCGTGGGCATCCGACTCGTGGATGCGCGCCCTGGCCACACCGGCACCTCGCTGTCCGAGCACCCGATCGCCGGGTCAGCGCCGAAATTCGGAGCAGCGCTGTATCCAGACCAGGTGGCAGCGCGGATCGTCACCGCGATCGTCGATGGCGAGAAGGACCTGCCCAGCACCGCCTTCTAG
- a CDS encoding PspC domain-containing protein, translating into MEILFKSIRSIGFRRGPGRVLAGIGGSIAAKFGFNVWLVRLVILLSFLLPVLGVGAYLLVWVLTPWQDGRIPLERALEGRR; encoded by the coding sequence ATGGAAATACTCTTCAAATCCATCCGTAGCATCGGTTTCCGTCGTGGACCTGGACGCGTCCTCGCGGGCATCGGGGGAAGCATCGCAGCGAAGTTCGGATTCAACGTGTGGTTGGTCCGCTTGGTGATCCTCTTGTCTTTCTTGCTTCCGGTGCTGGGCGTCGGAGCATATCTGTTGGTGTGGGTTCTGACGCCCTGGCAGGACGGTCGCATCCCGTTGGAGCGTGCCTTAGAAGGCCGACGCTAG
- a CDS encoding alpha/beta fold hydrolase, giving the protein MSLNYVRRGEGSPLLLVHGLGAGLRSWDPIIDDLAAQREVIAVDLPGFGQTTGLPGKVSIATLADAVAQFIDEQGLDGVATAGQSMGGRIVLELARRGIGGHTVALDPGGFWSDRELAVFSRTLRPSIALVRALRGALPTLLSNRVSRTALLAQFSAHPWSLTQQTVLPDLLGLADSPATDAAMDALTKGPKQQGAPLGKVPGRVTIGWGSRDLVTVPRQAHRAVAAFPDATLHWFPRCGHFPQWDAPKEAVELILAGTD; this is encoded by the coding sequence ATGAGCCTGAATTATGTGCGGAGAGGCGAGGGGAGCCCCCTTCTGCTGGTGCACGGCCTCGGGGCGGGTCTGCGCTCCTGGGATCCGATCATCGACGACTTGGCCGCGCAACGGGAGGTAATCGCGGTCGACCTGCCTGGATTCGGACAGACGACCGGGCTGCCGGGCAAAGTCTCGATCGCCACGCTCGCCGATGCGGTCGCACAGTTCATCGATGAGCAGGGCCTGGACGGCGTTGCCACTGCCGGGCAGTCGATGGGCGGGCGGATCGTGCTTGAGCTCGCCAGACGCGGGATCGGTGGGCACACCGTGGCGCTGGACCCTGGGGGCTTCTGGAGTGACCGCGAGCTGGCGGTCTTCAGCCGTACCCTTCGGCCCTCAATTGCCCTGGTCCGTGCTTTGCGAGGCGCCCTGCCGACACTGTTGAGCAATCGCGTCAGTCGGACCGCGCTGCTCGCCCAGTTCTCGGCCCACCCGTGGTCTCTGACGCAGCAGACTGTGCTGCCCGACCTGCTCGGGTTAGCCGATAGTCCAGCGACGGATGCGGCGATGGACGCACTCACGAAAGGGCCCAAGCAGCAGGGCGCTCCGCTCGGGAAGGTCCCCGGTCGCGTCACCATCGGCTGGGGAAGCCGCGACCTCGTCACCGTTCCACGGCAAGCTCATCGGGCTGTTGCTGCGTTCCCCGATGCGACCCTGCACTGGTTCCCCCGGTGCGGACACTTCCCGCAATGGGACGCCCCAAAGGAAGCGGTGGAGCTCATCCTGGCAGGTACCGACTAA
- a CDS encoding arsenic resistance protein, with protein sequence MTWAERLQSVFVAGAALAGLGVGLMTPLEASGEHLVIPALLVMLIAVFVQLDASHLKDVGKAKGLVAISLALNYAFTPLLAWALGLGLLGEQPDLRIGLLLLLVTPCTDWYLVFTAMARGHAGIATALLPINLVLQLLLLPVYVMLLGGEAAMVETATLLEAVGLMLLVPLVAAFALRWISTRAKGAQWRDEHVGRWANRIVMPLLCLAVFAMFAWQAPVVAESGTEMLLLLPPLLAFFIILPLVSTGIARLLRLSGPQRVTLTMVTTARNSPIALGIAVAAFPDRPLIAVALVLGPLIELPILAVLSQVIRHREKDAPADDVPATNSEQ encoded by the coding sequence ATGACTTGGGCCGAACGACTTCAAAGCGTGTTCGTCGCGGGCGCCGCACTGGCTGGACTCGGGGTCGGGCTGATGACACCGCTGGAAGCCAGCGGCGAGCACCTAGTGATTCCGGCTCTGCTGGTGATGCTCATCGCCGTCTTCGTGCAGCTCGATGCGTCGCATCTCAAAGACGTGGGCAAAGCCAAGGGGCTTGTCGCGATCAGTCTCGCGTTGAACTACGCCTTCACCCCGCTTCTCGCTTGGGCGCTGGGTCTCGGGCTGCTCGGCGAGCAGCCCGATCTGCGCATCGGGCTGTTGCTGCTGCTGGTTACCCCGTGCACTGATTGGTACCTGGTCTTCACTGCCATGGCGCGTGGCCATGCAGGGATCGCAACGGCCCTGTTGCCGATCAATCTGGTGCTGCAGTTGCTGCTGCTGCCGGTCTACGTGATGCTGCTCGGCGGTGAAGCTGCGATGGTCGAGACAGCGACTCTGTTAGAGGCCGTGGGACTGATGCTTCTAGTCCCACTCGTGGCCGCTTTCGCTCTGCGTTGGATCAGCACTCGGGCCAAGGGGGCGCAGTGGCGGGACGAGCACGTGGGCCGGTGGGCGAACCGTATCGTGATGCCGCTGCTGTGTCTGGCGGTCTTCGCGATGTTTGCCTGGCAGGCACCCGTGGTCGCCGAGAGCGGCACAGAGATGCTGCTCCTGCTGCCTCCACTCTTGGCGTTCTTCATCATTCTCCCGCTGGTCTCCACCGGGATCGCTCGATTGCTGCGCCTATCAGGGCCGCAACGGGTCACACTGACCATGGTGACCACCGCCCGGAACTCACCTATCGCGCTGGGCATCGCGGTCGCGGCATTCCCTGACCGGCCACTCATAGCTGTCGCCCTAGTACTAGGTCCGCTGATCGAACTCCCGATCCTCGCGGTGTTGAGCCAAGTCATTCGCCACCGGGAGAAAGACGCTCCGGCCGATGATGTTCCCGCAACCAACAGCGAACAATAA
- a CDS encoding MerR family transcriptional regulator — MRISEVTAHSGVPATTLRYYEQLDLITSTRASNGYREYGPEVLERLSFISVAKKMNLDLEQIKWLLQVTATGTCTNTRDALHPVLADRLREVKDSIRRLEELKALLERSLEHVATCPDSSEPCQSECAFKALI, encoded by the coding sequence ATGCGAATCTCTGAGGTCACCGCGCACAGTGGGGTACCAGCGACCACCCTGCGGTACTACGAGCAGCTCGACCTGATCACTTCAACCCGCGCCAGCAACGGATACCGCGAATACGGCCCCGAGGTATTGGAACGTCTGAGCTTTATCAGCGTGGCCAAGAAGATGAACTTGGACCTTGAGCAGATCAAGTGGCTTCTCCAGGTCACCGCAACCGGGACCTGCACCAACACCCGAGACGCCCTGCACCCAGTCCTTGCCGACCGGCTGCGGGAGGTGAAAGACAGCATTCGAAGGTTGGAAGAGCTGAAGGCCCTTTTGGAGCGTTCGTTAGAGCACGTGGCGACCTGTCCGGATAGTTCAGAGCCCTGTCAGTCAGAGTGCGCCTTCAAGGCGCTGATCTAA
- a CDS encoding SCO1664 family protein, with amino-acid sequence MSATDLVTAELTLTGRITTASNATFLGTIGEVMVVYKPMAGESPLWDFPDGALAHREVAAYLVSEHLGWDVVPHTWLRDGPLGEGMVQLWKEQDPDQDAVNLVATDEVPETGWKHVLEGQDQSGRMVALIHEDTSALRRMAVFDLIVNNADRKGDHVLAMPGGNRHGVDHGLTFHREHKLRTVLWGWLGDSLSTEELDGIDRVSEGLDGDLGEALADLLSAEEIAALAARCAKLRLARRFPAPAGDMPAVPWPLF; translated from the coding sequence ATGTCGGCGACGGATCTGGTGACCGCCGAGCTGACGCTCACCGGCCGCATCACGACGGCGTCCAACGCGACCTTCCTGGGGACCATCGGCGAGGTGATGGTCGTCTACAAGCCGATGGCAGGCGAGAGTCCGCTGTGGGACTTCCCGGACGGCGCCCTGGCGCACCGGGAAGTCGCCGCCTACCTGGTCTCGGAGCACCTGGGCTGGGACGTGGTGCCGCACACCTGGCTGCGCGACGGGCCCCTGGGCGAGGGAATGGTGCAGCTCTGGAAAGAGCAGGACCCAGACCAGGATGCGGTCAACCTGGTCGCGACGGACGAGGTGCCCGAGACGGGCTGGAAGCACGTTCTGGAAGGACAAGACCAGAGCGGACGGATGGTCGCCCTCATCCACGAGGACACGTCGGCGCTGCGGCGCATGGCGGTGTTCGACCTGATCGTCAACAACGCCGACCGTAAGGGCGACCACGTCCTCGCCATGCCAGGCGGCAACCGGCACGGCGTGGACCATGGCCTCACATTCCATCGCGAGCACAAGCTGCGCACGGTCCTCTGGGGCTGGCTCGGAGACTCGTTGAGCACCGAGGAACTCGACGGCATCGACCGCGTCAGCGAAGGTCTGGATGGTGACCTGGGCGAGGCCCTGGCGGATCTGCTGAGCGCTGAGGAGATCGCTGCGCTGGCTGCTCGCTGCGCTAAGTTGCGCTTGGCAAGGCGTTTTCCGGCCCCCGCCGGCGATATGCCGGCGGTTCCCTGGCCCCTGTTCTAA
- a CDS encoding DUF3090 domain-containing protein: protein MPTRVYEFDWPDRAVVGTIGPPGERTFYLQVRAGSRVVSVALEKQQSAQLAEKIDEILDQLISVEGNPFSVPTGTPPELVDNEDLDPVEEDFRTGVMSLGWDPTTAQVVIEAHPLMEGDVDEDLESSDEDSAQETEMLLVRIPVGTARAFAKRTLEVVGAGRPACPLCGYPMDADGHTCTLPED, encoded by the coding sequence ATGCCTACACGTGTTTACGAGTTTGACTGGCCTGATCGTGCGGTCGTCGGCACCATAGGACCTCCCGGGGAGCGCACGTTCTACCTTCAGGTGCGCGCAGGATCACGCGTCGTGAGCGTGGCCCTGGAGAAACAGCAGTCGGCTCAGCTGGCGGAGAAGATCGACGAGATCCTCGACCAGCTCATCTCCGTCGAGGGCAATCCCTTCAGCGTTCCCACGGGCACTCCCCCTGAACTTGTCGACAATGAAGACCTTGATCCCGTTGAGGAAGATTTCCGCACCGGCGTCATGAGCCTGGGATGGGACCCCACCACGGCCCAGGTGGTGATAGAGGCCCACCCCCTCATGGAGGGCGATGTCGATGAGGACCTCGAATCTTCTGATGAGGACAGCGCTCAGGAGACCGAGATGCTGCTGGTGCGAATTCCGGTGGGCACCGCACGCGCGTTCGCCAAGCGCACCCTTGAGGTCGTGGGCGCCGGTCGCCCGGCGTGCCCACTGTGCGGCTACCCGATGGACGCCGACGGGCATACCTGCACGCTTCCTGAGGACTGA